GACCGCGATCCATACCTCTTCGGCCCCTTCCACTTCATCGCCGTGATTGCGCCAGCTGTCCAGCGGTGATTCTCCTCGGCCGTGATCGGTGGTGATAATCAGTGTAGTGCGATTCCTGTAGCGCCGATCTGACTGAATCCACGACCAGAGAGTGGAAAGGTAGCTGTCGGTCTTGTGAGCCGAGCGGAGGTAATGGCCGTACTTCCCGTCGTGGGCGTAGTCATCGGTCTCATCGAAAGCGATGTAGAGAAGTCGCGGGCGATTCTGTTTCAGATAATGGAACGCAAGGTGGTAAGTGATGGCATCCCAACGGACCGATCCCCACGGCGGAGGGATCTGCTGCTGCAGTTGATATAGGACTGCCTCCGTCTGAGAAAGTTCGATACCCTGCGGTGGGCCGTCCCCCACGCTGACGGGAATACCGCTCCGCTTGCTGTTGATGATGTAGGGAAACACATCCCACGAACAGAACGCCGCCACCTTACCGCGGAAGCGAGGGAGATCATTCACAAACTCGAGGACTGTCCGGTTGGGATTCCACCGCTTGGCGTTGCTGTCCATGTTGGTATCTACATAGCCCACCAGAATCTCGGTGTAGCC
Above is a window of Candidatus Neomarinimicrobiota bacterium DNA encoding:
- a CDS encoding alkaline phosphatase family protein, which codes for MISSRQGSERVVKNGLLAAVLFLLISLSVSIHAGQKLKTENVILVTIDGFRWQEIFSGPDSLLLHSEKYCDDIEALRAEFWHPDPAVRREKLLPFFWSVIGEKGQLYGNRKKGSVAYLTNPHIFSYPGYTEILVGYVDTNMDSNAKRWNPNRTVLEFVNDLPRFRGKVAAFCSWDVFPYIINSKRSGIPVSVGDGPPQGIELSQTEAVLYQLQQQIPPPWGSVRWDAITYHLAFHYLKQNRPRLLYIAFDETDDYAHDGKYGHYLRSAHKTDSYLSTLWSWIQSDRRYRNRTTLIITTDHGRGESPLDSWRNHGDEVEGAEEVWIAVVGPDTPAHGEIQDQPPVFSNQIAASVAALLGLTYASVRPTGVVMQSLFTDE